The Streptomyces taklimakanensis nucleotide sequence GGTGCCCGTCGAGCTGCACCTGCTGCCCGGCACCTTCCACGGCGCGTGGGCCGTGGAGCACGCCGCCGTGATACGCCGCGCGACCGCCGAGGCGGTGGCGGTGCTGCGCGGGGCGCTGGGGCGGTGAGCCGGTGCGTCCCCGGCCGGCCGTCCCCCTCCCGCCGTGCCGGTCGCCTCAGCCGGTCCCGGTGCCCGCGCCGACGGCGTCCCCGGTGTCGGTGCCGGTGTCGATCAGCCGCAGGGCGTACAGCGCCAGATGGGCGCGGAACCGGTCCTGCGGATCGCGCAGCCGCCACCCCGTCCCCTTCTCGACGTGGGCCAGGCGCGCGGCCACCGAGCTGTGGTGCAGATGGAGCCCGGCGGCGGCCTGACGCAGCGAACCGGTGCGGCAGAACGCCGCCAGGGCGGCCAGCAGGTCGGCGCCCTGGCCTCCCCCGCCGCCGGCGCCGCGGGCCAGTTCCGCCAGTCGCCGCACGTCGGCCTGCCCGCGCAGCCGTGTGACGGGGATGTCGGCCAGCAGTGCCACGGGGCCGAGTTCGTCGTGGTCGGCCACCGCCTCCTCCGGGGTGCCGGGAGCGGTGAACCGCAGGGCGGCACGGGCCTGCCTCCAGGAGGCGCAGGCGTCCAGCGGGTCGGTGGCGCCTCCGACGCCGACCCGCACCCCGCGTCCGGGGGACGGTCCGTCCCCGAGCCCGTGGGCGCGGCCCGCGCTCCGGTCGCGGGCGCGTTCGCGGACGGCCGCCCGCAGCTCCGCGGTCGGCGACGCGGCGCGGGTGGTGGGGCCGGCGTCGGCACCTTTGGCGCCGGCGGGGTCCTCGGGCGCGCCGTCCGGCCGCTGTACCAGTACCGCGCCCAGCGCCCCGACGCGGGCGACCCGCACGGCGCCCCGCACGGCTCCGCGACCGAGCAGGGCCACCGCCTCCACGCCCGGGTCCGCGCCCGGGCCCCCGGTCACCGCGACCACCCGCAGCGGCACCGCGGGGTCCAGGCCCAGCAGGCGCAGCGCGCGGGCCCGGTCCGCGGCGTCCTCGCGCCCGGACAGCACCAGCTCGACCAACGCGGGGTCGGCGGCCCGGGGCGGGCGGGTCTGCCGGGGACGCCCGGCCAGCACCCGGGCGGCGATGGCCATCCACTCCAGGACCAGTTCGTCGAACGGGCCGGGCACCCCGGGCCGTTCCAGCCAGACACGGCCGGCCGGCTCCAGCCCCACCCGGCCCGAGACGTGCGCGGGGGCGCCGGGCAGGGCGGCGCCGTCCGGTCCGAACCGCGCCGCGCGGCCGTCGGGCAGCTCCAGCCCCGCCGGACAACCGGCCAGTCCGGCGGTGGACCGCGCCAGGGTGGCCGGGTCCGGACCGCCGCCGAGCAGCGCCTCGAAGTGGGCGATCACACGTACGGCGGTGGCGGCGTCCGCGTCCAGCGCCGACAGCCGCAGCAGCAGTCCCTTCACGTTCCGCAGTCTAGGAAGGACGAGCACACGACCGACAGATCCGCGCACCCGGCGGAGGAGAAAACCGGAAGGGATCCCATCGGGTTACGGACCGCGGCGCTTCCGAGCGGTGTCCCGGCCCTGGTGGTGACGTTCCTGCCGGCGCTCGGCGCGCAGCCCGCCTCGGCGGCCTCGCCGACCGAGGTGACGAACTTCGGCGCCGACCCCGGCAACCCGCGGATGCTCCCGTACGTGCCCGACAGCGTCCGGGCGCCGATCGCGAAGGACCTGCGTCACCGGCGCCTCCTCGGGCGCGATGACGACCAACGTCCTGGTGGGCGACCACCCGGACGTGTTCGAGGCGGGCGCGGCCTTCATGGGCGTGCCGCACTCCCGCTTCGCCACCACCGACGGTTCGGGCCGGAACGGAACGGCTCCTGCGCGAACGGCACGCCGAACAGGACACCGCGGCAGTGGGGCGACCTGGTGCGCGGCGCGCAACCCCGCTGGGGCGGCCCCTGGCCCCGGACGCAGATCCGGCACGGCACCGAGGACGACACCCTGCGCCACCCGGACTTCACCGGGCGGATCGAGCAGTGGACCGACGTCCACGGGGTGAGCCGGACGCCCGAGTACACCGACCGTCCGCGGTCGAACTGGACGCGCACCCGCTACGGCGGTACCGGGGAGCGGACGCCGACCCCCGGCGGGGAGGCCCCCGCCGGGGGTCGGCGGCGTGCGCGTGGACGGACGGGTCGGCGCGCGGGTCAGCGGACGGCGGGCTGGTCGAACGTGTAGCCCTGGGACTTGAGCTGCGGGATGGTCTGGTCGACGGCCGCGACCGTCTGGCTGCGGTCACCGCCCCCGTCGTGCATCAGCACCACGGCTCCGGGCGTGACGCCCTGTGTGATCCGGCGGACCAGCTCGGCCGTGCCCGGGGGCTGCCAGTCGCCGATGTCCATCCGCCAGCCCAGCGGTTGCATCCCCATCGAGGCCGCCACCTGCGGGGACTGGCCCCAACTGCCGTAGGGAGCACGGAAGTAGGTGATCCGCGCGCCCGGGGCGGCCTGGCGGATCACGTTGTCGGTCTGTTCCAGGTTCTGCCGAACCTGCCACTGCGACCAGCCGCCCAGATCCTGGTGGGACATGGTGTGGTTG carries:
- a CDS encoding helix-turn-helix domain-containing protein, which codes for MKGLLLRLSALDADAATAVRVIAHFEALLGGGPDPATLARSTAGLAGCPAGLELPDGRAARFGPDGAALPGAPAHVSGRVGLEPAGRVWLERPGVPGPFDELVLEWMAIAARVLAGRPRQTRPPRAADPALVELVLSGREDAADRARALRLLGLDPAVPLRVVAVTGGPGADPGVEAVALLGRGAVRGAVRVARVGALGAVLVQRPDGAPEDPAGAKGADAGPTTRAASPTAELRAAVRERARDRSAGRAHGLGDGPSPGRGVRVGVGGATDPLDACASWRQARAALRFTAPGTPEEAVADHDELGPVALLADIPVTRLRGQADVRRLAELARGAGGGGGQGADLLAALAAFCRTGSLRQAAAGLHLHHSSVAARLAHVEKGTGWRLRDPQDRFRAHLALYALRLIDTGTDTGDAVGAGTGTG
- a CDS encoding polysaccharide deacetylase family protein; the protein is MTARKTQRATGSRPRPRRAGRRLRRLVTPLLLCAGLCLGTAGTAGTAQAVDSTVVTSTQSGGRTVSFTFDDGPDPTHTPNLLAVLRKHNVKATFCLWGDRVRQYPHLVRQIAADGHRLCNHTMSHQDLGGWSQWQVRQNLEQTDNVIRQAAPGARITYFRAPYGSWGQSPQVAASMGMQPLGWRMDIGDWQPPGTAELVRRITQGVTPGAVVLMHDGGGDRSQTVAAVDQTIPQLKSQGYTFDQPAVR